In one Methylocaldum szegediense genomic region, the following are encoded:
- the hrpA gene encoding ATP-dependent RNA helicase HrpA: protein MQDILDQIEGNLDLCLRKDRYHLSKRLSQLRAEMRRGQLAADRLQSLQEAVSQSMAKRQLRAESVPELDYPLELPVVEKKDEILEKIRNHQVVVVCGETGSGKTTQLPKICLEAGRGVSGYIGHTQPRRIAARTVAARIAEELKQPLGQAVGYKVRFQDQTRPESLIKLMTDGILLAEIQHDRFLEQYDTLIVDEAHERSLNIDFLLGYLKWLLPKRKDLKLIITSATIEPERFARHFGNAPIINVSGRTYPVEIRYRPVEVEEGDETDHAEQMAIVNAVDELWREQPGDILIFLSGEREIRETAESLRKHHPSNCEILPLYSRLSQSEQERVFRPSGMRRIVLATNVAETSLTVPGIRSVIDTGYARISRYSHRSKLQRLPIEKISQASANQRSGRCGRVGPGIAIRLYSEQDYLNRPEFTDPEILRTNLAAVILQMHALKLGDISNFPFVEPPDARLIRDGLRTLQEVNALDDRGQITDIGRKLAKLPVDPRLGRMLLAGAEEHCLSEVAIIVAALSVPDPRERPADKASNADQKHARFRDDNSDFLSFLKLWTEYEEQKKYLSKSKLRQWCRENFLSYVRMTEWHDIHGQIMEVLKGELDLKLNQVPGEYGEIHRALLSGLLSNVCLKQEQNEYVGARGTKLFIHPGSFLFKVKPKWIMAAEQVETTKVYARTVAKIEPEWIEKVGAHLVKHQHYDPHWERKTARAAVYERTTLFGLIVQAGRKIPYERINPQGARDMFIRHALVHMDYDSKAPFFLHNLKLLEEADYLQHKGRRADLLVDEDWLFRWFDERIPQDVVNGVTFERWRKSIEAREPDLLKLSRADITTKEAASLDAKNFPDHFQVGPLRFQLQYRFEPGHEDDGVTVIVPLHLLNQLDPEPFRWLVPGLLREKTVALIKSLPKTLRIHFVPASDHAERVLPMLDYGRGSFYAQLSSALKKTGGIAVSPDSFREDVLPPHLRMNFAVVDEFNTVIDRSRDLRELKARHSADAGKNFQQLAGRAYLHTGCKSWTFGELPRCFDGQYDGQTIFGFPAVVDEGETVGVRVFDTPEEAACQHELGLIRLFRFALAKELKYLKKNLAVNASSELWYRQLPAHPFLYSELKTGRELREDLLNRLMGALFLEGQPDIRSAEQFEKRLKDQRAELVLKADEMARMAQTIFQLYSEVQAKLKSLPAGPTKQDVLEHLRLLVYAGFWVTTPYPQIREMPRYLKAVLHRLEKATQDPLRDRKQYGELAPFWGRYWNAVKAAKGQRLAPERETYRWSLEEFRVSLFAQMLKTAYPVSAKRLEEAWKQLGFQG from the coding sequence ATGCAGGATATTCTTGACCAAATCGAAGGAAATCTCGATCTCTGTCTCCGCAAAGATCGCTATCATCTGAGTAAGAGACTTTCTCAGCTACGAGCCGAGATGCGCCGCGGCCAGTTGGCTGCCGATCGGTTGCAGTCGCTACAGGAAGCAGTCAGCCAGTCTATGGCGAAAAGGCAGCTTCGAGCGGAGAGCGTTCCAGAGCTGGATTATCCGCTAGAGCTGCCAGTCGTTGAAAAAAAAGACGAGATTCTCGAGAAAATCCGTAATCATCAGGTGGTCGTTGTTTGCGGAGAAACGGGCTCTGGCAAGACGACCCAATTGCCAAAAATCTGTCTCGAGGCTGGCCGTGGTGTTTCTGGTTATATAGGCCACACACAACCCCGTCGTATTGCGGCACGAACCGTTGCCGCTCGGATTGCCGAAGAGCTCAAACAGCCTTTAGGGCAGGCGGTGGGTTATAAGGTTCGATTTCAAGATCAGACCCGGCCGGAAAGCCTGATCAAACTCATGACCGACGGCATCCTGCTGGCGGAAATTCAGCACGATCGCTTTCTCGAGCAATACGACACCTTAATCGTGGATGAGGCGCATGAGCGGAGCCTCAATATCGATTTCCTGTTGGGCTATCTCAAATGGCTGCTGCCCAAGCGTAAAGATCTGAAGCTCATCATTACTTCCGCCACGATCGAGCCAGAACGTTTCGCTCGGCATTTTGGGAACGCCCCGATTATCAATGTTTCGGGACGCACCTATCCGGTGGAGATTCGTTACCGGCCGGTTGAAGTCGAGGAGGGCGATGAGACCGACCATGCCGAACAGATGGCGATTGTTAACGCCGTGGATGAGTTGTGGCGTGAGCAGCCTGGGGATATTCTCATCTTTCTCAGCGGTGAGCGCGAAATCCGCGAGACCGCCGAGTCGCTACGTAAGCACCACCCGTCAAACTGCGAAATTCTGCCGCTGTACTCGCGCCTGTCTCAATCCGAGCAGGAACGAGTATTCAGACCTTCAGGCATGCGTCGCATTGTGCTCGCGACCAACGTCGCAGAAACGTCGCTCACCGTGCCCGGAATACGCTCGGTGATTGATACGGGGTACGCCCGTATCAGTCGGTATAGCCATCGCAGCAAATTGCAACGCTTGCCAATCGAGAAGATTTCCCAAGCCTCGGCTAATCAGCGCTCCGGCCGCTGCGGACGAGTGGGCCCCGGGATTGCTATCCGCTTATATTCCGAACAGGATTATCTGAATCGGCCGGAATTCACCGACCCGGAAATACTCCGTACCAACTTGGCGGCGGTCATTCTGCAAATGCACGCTCTCAAGTTGGGTGATATTTCAAACTTTCCCTTTGTAGAACCGCCCGACGCCCGGCTGATCCGCGACGGTCTTCGGACCTTGCAGGAGGTCAATGCGCTGGATGATCGCGGACAGATCACCGATATCGGTCGCAAGCTCGCAAAGCTGCCGGTGGACCCGAGGCTCGGGCGTATGCTTTTGGCAGGAGCGGAAGAACATTGCCTGAGCGAAGTCGCTATTATCGTCGCTGCCCTGAGTGTGCCCGATCCACGCGAGCGCCCTGCCGACAAGGCTTCGAATGCCGATCAGAAACATGCCCGTTTCCGGGATGACAATTCGGATTTTCTGTCCTTCCTGAAGCTATGGACCGAGTACGAGGAACAGAAGAAGTACTTGTCGAAATCCAAGCTGCGTCAGTGGTGTCGCGAGAATTTCCTATCCTATGTGCGGATGACAGAGTGGCACGACATTCACGGGCAGATCATGGAAGTGCTGAAGGGGGAACTGGACCTGAAGCTGAACCAGGTGCCTGGCGAATACGGCGAAATTCATAGGGCGCTCCTTTCGGGTCTTCTGTCTAATGTCTGTCTCAAGCAAGAGCAGAACGAATACGTTGGAGCGCGTGGAACCAAGTTGTTCATTCATCCTGGCTCCTTTTTGTTTAAGGTCAAGCCCAAATGGATCATGGCGGCCGAGCAAGTGGAAACCACTAAGGTCTACGCCCGTACGGTAGCTAAGATAGAGCCGGAATGGATAGAAAAGGTGGGGGCTCATCTCGTTAAGCACCAACACTACGATCCGCATTGGGAGCGCAAGACAGCTCGCGCCGCGGTGTATGAGCGCACTACGTTGTTCGGACTCATTGTTCAAGCGGGGCGAAAGATTCCGTATGAAAGGATCAATCCACAAGGGGCGAGAGACATGTTTATCCGTCACGCCCTTGTGCACATGGATTACGACAGCAAGGCACCGTTCTTCCTGCACAATTTGAAACTACTGGAGGAAGCGGATTATCTTCAGCACAAGGGACGGCGAGCCGATCTGCTGGTGGACGAGGATTGGCTGTTCCGCTGGTTTGACGAACGTATTCCGCAGGATGTAGTCAACGGCGTTACCTTCGAGCGCTGGCGTAAGTCCATTGAAGCCCGTGAGCCCGATCTTCTCAAGCTCAGCCGGGCCGACATTACCACAAAGGAAGCCGCTTCGCTGGACGCTAAGAATTTTCCCGATCATTTTCAGGTAGGTCCTTTGCGGTTCCAGCTGCAGTACCGCTTCGAACCGGGACATGAGGACGACGGCGTCACGGTCATTGTGCCGCTGCATCTTTTGAACCAGCTTGATCCTGAGCCGTTCCGCTGGTTGGTTCCAGGGCTACTCAGGGAGAAAACCGTCGCTCTGATCAAATCTTTGCCCAAGACTTTGCGTATCCATTTCGTGCCGGCATCGGACCATGCCGAACGCGTGTTGCCCATGCTCGACTATGGACGCGGTTCTTTCTACGCGCAGCTTTCTTCGGCTTTGAAAAAAACCGGCGGTATTGCCGTATCACCCGACTCTTTCCGAGAAGACGTACTTCCGCCGCACTTGCGCATGAATTTCGCCGTTGTCGACGAATTTAACACTGTCATCGATCGTTCCCGCGATCTGAGAGAGCTCAAAGCTCGCCATTCTGCTGATGCCGGTAAGAATTTTCAGCAGTTGGCGGGACGGGCCTATCTTCATACTGGCTGCAAGAGTTGGACTTTCGGCGAATTGCCTCGCTGTTTCGACGGCCAGTACGACGGCCAGACGATCTTTGGCTTTCCGGCGGTGGTCGACGAGGGCGAAACGGTGGGCGTTAGGGTGTTCGATACCCCGGAAGAAGCGGCGTGTCAGCATGAACTAGGCCTTATCAGGCTGTTCCGTTTCGCTTTGGCGAAAGAACTGAAGTATCTGAAAAAGAATCTGGCGGTAAATGCATCGTCAGAACTTTGGTATCGGCAGTTGCCAGCTCACCCTTTCCTCTATTCTGAGTTAAAGACCGGGCGTGAACTGCGCGAGGATCTTCTGAATAGGCTTATGGGCGCATTGTTCCTGGAGGGACAGCCGGATATTCGCAGCGCCGAGCAGTTCGAAAAGCGGCTTAAAGATCAGAGAGCCGAATTGGTCCTAAAAGCAGACGAAATGGCGCGTATGGCTCAAACCATATTTCAACTGTACAGTGAGGTACAGGCGAAACTGAAGTCGCTGCCCGCTGGTCCGACTAAGCAGGATGTACTGGAACATTTGAGATTGCTCGTTTATGCAGGATTCTGGGTTACCACCCCGTATCCGCAAATCCGGGAAATGCCCCGCTATCTCAAGGCTGTGTTACACCGTTTGGAGAAAGCCACTCAAGATCCGCTGCGCGACCGAAAGCAATACGGCGAGCTTGCGCCCTTCTGGGGACGCTATTGGAACGCCGTGAAAGCGGCCAAAGGACAGCGCCTTGCCCCTGAGCGTGAAACCTATCGCTGGAGCTTGGAAGAATTCCGTGTCTCCCTTTTCGCTCAAATGCTCAAGACGGCCTACCCAGTATCCGCAAAGCGGTTGGAAGAAGCGTGGAAACAACTGGGCTTTCAAGGCTGA
- the purT gene encoding formate-dependent phosphoribosylglycinamide formyltransferase, which yields MKIGTALTRSATRVMLLGAGELGKEVAIALQRYGVEVVAVDRYPNAPAQHVSHCAHVIDMMDGDDVKRLVEMEKPDIIVPELEAIATDALAEIERAGNVVVIPNARAVDLTMNREKIRRLAAEELGLPTSSYAFADSLESLRKVVSSVGYPCFVKPVMSSSGKGQFLLRSEADLEKAWEHTQSEGRVRDGKVIVEAKIEFDYEITLLTVRARNGRSGEETYFCEPIGHRQEFGDYVESWQPQPMSKTAQEEAKRIAKTITENLGGCGVFGVELFVKGDQVWFSEVSPRPHDTGMVTMITQEQSEFELHARAILGFPVSTRLRDPGASAVIYGQVEGEGLAFEGVDDALAVPETEIRLFGKPISYPRRRVGVALAAGRSVEEARERARTAAGLVKPVIG from the coding sequence ATGAAAATCGGTACCGCACTTACACGTAGCGCCACCCGTGTCATGCTTCTTGGTGCCGGCGAGCTCGGCAAGGAAGTCGCTATTGCCTTGCAACGTTATGGCGTTGAAGTCGTGGCCGTGGATCGTTATCCCAATGCGCCTGCCCAGCACGTGTCGCACTGTGCCCACGTCATCGACATGATGGATGGCGACGATGTGAAACGGCTCGTTGAGATGGAGAAACCGGATATCATCGTTCCGGAGCTTGAAGCGATCGCAACCGACGCTTTGGCGGAGATTGAGCGCGCTGGAAACGTAGTCGTCATTCCCAATGCGCGCGCCGTCGATTTGACGATGAACCGTGAAAAGATTCGTCGTCTGGCCGCAGAAGAACTCGGGTTGCCTACTTCGTCCTACGCTTTTGCCGATTCTTTGGAATCGCTGAGAAAGGTCGTTTCGTCGGTCGGTTATCCCTGTTTCGTGAAGCCTGTCATGTCATCTTCGGGTAAAGGGCAATTCTTGCTGCGAAGCGAAGCTGACTTAGAAAAAGCTTGGGAGCACACACAGTCGGAAGGGCGAGTAAGGGATGGCAAAGTCATCGTAGAGGCAAAGATTGAGTTTGACTACGAAATTACGTTGCTTACGGTGCGAGCAAGGAACGGGCGCTCCGGAGAAGAAACCTATTTTTGCGAGCCAATTGGCCACCGACAAGAGTTCGGCGATTACGTCGAAAGCTGGCAGCCGCAACCCATGAGCAAAACTGCCCAGGAGGAGGCCAAACGTATCGCAAAGACGATAACGGAGAATTTGGGCGGATGTGGCGTTTTTGGCGTAGAGCTGTTTGTCAAAGGGGATCAAGTCTGGTTCAGCGAGGTGAGTCCGAGACCTCACGATACCGGCATGGTGACCATGATTACCCAGGAGCAGAGCGAGTTCGAGCTGCACGCGAGAGCCATACTAGGATTTCCTGTATCGACCCGTCTTCGAGATCCGGGAGCCAGTGCCGTGATCTATGGCCAGGTCGAAGGCGAAGGCCTAGCATTCGAGGGCGTTGATGATGCGCTTGCCGTTCCCGAAACCGAGATTCGGCTGTTCGGCAAGCCGATTTCATATCCACGCCGTCGAGTCGGTGTGGCTTTAGCCGCAGGTCGCTCCGTCGAAGAAGCGCGGGAACGAGCGAGAACCGCGGCAGGGCTGGTCAAGCCCGTGATCGGTTAG